TGGCGCGGTCCCGTCGGCTCGAGGAGCTGCCGCGCTGTCAGCTCATCGGTGATCAAGCCGCTCAGCACCTGGCGCGCGAGCACGGCCCGCAACGCCGCGACCTTGCTGGCGCCGCCGGCGACCCCGAGCACCTCCCGCCCCGCCATCGCATCGAGCGGCAAGGCGATCACCCGTTCGTGGAGATCAGTGTCGATTTCCCGGCCGGTGGCATCGAGATAGCGGCCGAGGACTTCGCCGACCGCCCCGCGCGCTTGCAACGCCGCCGCTTCGGCCGCGGAAACGATGCCGGTCTGGGGCAAAAAACTCTGCTCGCCGGCGACATCGCCGATCCCGACCAGATAGAGCGTCGCCTCGCGCGCCATCGCCATGGCTTGCGCGACCCCGCGCTGGCCCAGCAGCACCGCGCGATCGGCGGCGGAATTGGCGAAAAACGGCACCGGCAGAAGATAGGCTTCGGCGCCGGCTTTTTCGGCGAGCCGCAGGATCACGTCGAAAGGCGTGGCGCTGGTCTGCCGCGGCACGCCGCCGAGCAGCGAGACGAAACGAAGATCAGGGCGCGAAAGGCGCGGCAGGTGATCGATGGCGGCGGCGAGGGTGCGGCCATGGCCAACCCCGATGACGCGATGGCGCCCGGCCTCGAGTTCATTCAGCAAGACCCCGGCCATGGCGATGCCGAGCGCGCGCAGCGGCAGCGCCTCCGGCGCAAGTGTCGGCACGACCCGGCAAAAGCGCAGGCCGAATTCCCGTATCAAATGCCGCTCCTGCTGCATGCAGCCGGCAATCGGCCCTTCGACGAAGACACGCACCGACCCGAGCCGGCTCGCCCGTGCCACCAGCCGATGCGCTTTCGCCGGCGCAACCATGAGGGCGGCGGCGACCTCGGACTGGGTCATGCCGCCGGCATAATAGAGCCATGCGGCACGCGTCGCGAGCGCGTCTTCCTGATCGGCGTCGGGGCTCTCGGTAGGTGCTGTTGCCATCGGCGCTGAACGTTTCCCGGCATGGCGGCCCGAGCCACGAGACCCCGCCATCGGCAGGCGAGACCGCCATGAAAAATTTTCTTTACGCTGAAAATATTTTCATTCGGCTTCCCGCCTGTCAAGCCCTTTCGCGCGCCAACGTCGCGCACGCCATGCCGCCATCCCGGCGCGCGAACACGACCCGCGCGTCGGGAGCGGCGTCGGGCGCCGCCGCGTGGCTATTTGAGGGCGGCGAGGCCGGCCTTGCAGGTGACGCCATCCTGCACCGACATCCCGCCTGAGCAACCGATGGCACCGATCAGCTTGCCGTCGCGGACCAGCGGAAAGCCGCCTTCG
This portion of the Acidibrevibacterium fodinaquatile genome encodes:
- a CDS encoding sugar-binding transcriptional regulator, whose translation is MATAPTESPDADQEDALATRAAWLYYAGGMTQSEVAAALMVAPAKAHRLVARASRLGSVRVFVEGPIAGCMQQERHLIREFGLRFCRVVPTLAPEALPLRALGIAMAGVLLNELEAGRHRVIGVGHGRTLAAAIDHLPRLSRPDLRFVSLLGGVPRQTSATPFDVILRLAEKAGAEAYLLPVPFFANSAADRAVLLGQRGVAQAMAMAREATLYLVGIGDVAGEQSFLPQTGIVSAAEAAALQARGAVGEVLGRYLDATGREIDTDLHERVIALPLDAMAGREVLGVAGGASKVAALRAVLARQVLSGLITDELTARQLLEPTGPRQQTKGSYSCTRKRKTSRAPSSPAGSVGVT